One uncultured Gellertiella sp. genomic window carries:
- a CDS encoding ATP-binding cassette domain-containing protein, whose protein sequence is MSEAIRLSVRNIRKSFGQLEVLKGLSLDARDGDVISLLGASGSGKSTFLRCINLLEIANAGEILVDGEVIRMVHRNGRSRPESQKQVDHIRSELGMVFQSFNLWSHMTILENLIEGPVHVLKRPRADCIAEAEQLLEKVGIADKRHAYPAHLSGGQQQRAAIARALAMKPKVMLFDEPTSALDPELVGEVLRVMRALAEEGMTMLVVTHEMSFARNVSNRVVFMKEGLIESSGAPEVMFGEGATPAFRQFIGNFGS, encoded by the coding sequence ATGTCCGAAGCAATCCGCCTTTCCGTCCGCAATATCCGCAAGAGTTTCGGCCAGCTCGAAGTGCTGAAGGGCCTGTCGCTCGATGCCAGGGATGGCGACGTGATCTCGCTGCTCGGGGCCTCCGGCTCGGGCAAATCCACCTTCCTGCGCTGCATCAACCTGCTCGAAATCGCCAATGCCGGCGAGATTCTCGTCGATGGCGAGGTGATCCGCATGGTGCACAGGAATGGCAGGAGCCGCCCGGAAAGCCAGAAGCAGGTGGATCATATCCGCTCCGAGCTTGGCATGGTGTTCCAGTCCTTCAATCTCTGGTCCCACATGACCATCCTCGAGAACCTCATCGAAGGGCCGGTGCATGTGCTGAAACGGCCGCGCGCCGACTGCATCGCGGAGGCCGAACAGTTGCTGGAAAAGGTCGGCATTGCCGACAAGCGCCATGCCTATCCCGCCCATCTCTCCGGCGGCCAGCAGCAGCGCGCGGCAATTGCCCGGGCTTTGGCGATGAAGCCGAAGGTGATGCTGTTTGACGAGCCGACCTCGGCGCTCGATCCGGAACTGGTCGGCGAAGTGCTGCGCGTCATGCGGGCGCTGGCGGAGGAGGGGATGACCATGCTCGTCGTCACCCATGAAATGAGCTTTGCCCGCAATGTCTCCAACCGGGTGGTGTTCATGAAGGAAGGCCTGATCGAAAGCTCCGGCGCGCCGGAGGTGATGTTCGGCGAGGGGGCGACGCCCGCCTTCCGGCAGTTCATCGGCAATTTCGGGAGCTGA
- the hutC gene encoding histidine utilization repressor gives MKRSGEMRRELAENDGAPLYAGVKQMILDRIHSGEWPPKFRVPSENELVSELGVSKMTANRALRELANEGELVRIQGVGSFVAERKGYSALFEVRNIAEEIASRGHVHEAKVVVVAREAASPEIADFLDIEIGEPVFHSLIVHSENGVPVQIEDRFVHPPAAPGYLDQDFSSRTPNAYLSSVAPLSGSEHVVEATMPQAWECRLLTILATEPCLTIRRRTWSGKQPVSVARLVYPGHRYRLQTRSGKVFDEQD, from the coding sequence ATGAAACGTTCGGGCGAGATGCGGCGGGAACTCGCGGAAAATGACGGCGCGCCGCTTTATGCCGGCGTCAAGCAGATGATCCTCGACCGCATCCACAGCGGCGAATGGCCACCGAAATTCCGCGTGCCCTCCGAAAACGAACTGGTGAGCGAACTTGGCGTCAGCAAGATGACCGCCAACCGGGCGCTGCGCGAACTTGCCAACGAGGGCGAACTGGTGCGCATCCAGGGCGTCGGCTCGTTTGTTGCCGAGCGCAAGGGCTATTCCGCGCTGTTCGAGGTGCGCAACATCGCCGAGGAAATCGCCTCGCGCGGCCATGTCCACGAGGCGAAGGTGGTGGTGGTGGCCCGCGAGGCGGCCTCGCCCGAGATCGCGGATTTTCTCGACATCGAGATCGGCGAGCCGGTGTTTCACTCGCTGATCGTCCACAGCGAGAACGGCGTGCCGGTGCAGATCGAGGACCGCTTCGTCCACCCGCCCGCCGCCCCCGGCTATCTCGACCAGGATTTTTCAAGCCGGACGCCGAACGCCTATCTCTCCAGTGTCGCGCCTCTCTCCGGCTCGGAACATGTGGTGGAGGCGACCATGCCGCAGGCCTGGGAATGCAGGCTGCTGACCATTCTTGCGACCGAACCCTGCCTGACCATCCGCCGCCGCACCTGGTCGGGCAAGCAGCCGGTCTCCGTCGCCCGCCTCGTCTATCCCGGCCACCGCTACCGGTTGCAGACCCGCAGCGGCAAGGTTTTCGACGAACAGGACTGA
- a CDS encoding AAA family ATPase: protein MRLKRLDLTRFGKFTDACLDFGDKPPQGPDLHIVYGLNEAGKSTAFAAYMDLLFGIPMKSAYDFLHPYSSMQIGGLLEFDGKAHELIRMKRNSNSLLDANGQPVNEALLAAALGGISRDAYRTMFSLDEDTLKKGGVDIEASKGDLGALLFGASAGLSDIGKVLTTLSGEAEGLYRKRGSTTQLAQLKQKHAALLERRAALDTQASAYAQLVTAEKQAESAHEQVGAELAAARERQALQSRLARAVPLAADLSRLKERLRALAHLPRPARDSVAMLPQRIRDETRLLTRQAGIEDRQRQRQDALDAVAVDDALLALGPRITALEDIRARYRTAEADLPRRQQELSEKNGALRLLLAALGRDAQASAASLLLPAPVTGTLRDLIEQRSGIEAGLKTAARERQRIDSQLEEVSQALAALECPAATVSAALLRRMQAAIDRLQRGDLQARLSVEEREVQKHRAAVARSLSGLLPWQGDSAALESLTLPDRHQFDRWRGEAAELARRLATHRDQIRTLETGLGQARARILLLKEGGSDIDDASARRARSERDGLWQAHRATLDAASAARFEAAMKADDAVTEARLARSGDLAALRQLEQEMTLNEVGLARQDELFREASAEHQALTGLIRSRMPFVPDGADTAPDELIAGLQRWMEGRGDCLSAAHDLHEAEERLAALTRERDADCAALAACLGEAGIPVADQPPAQVLLALAENFLDRVEGAASGRSTLEKRLSDLKAEAGDRERDLRDTEAAATDWQTRWMAALGKTWFGDGASVVEVRALLDTLSGLPALLGECEQQAQRITKMELDQTAFVEEIRALHAGLGLTFDDREARQADERLKQAFDAASRAAEERQRLQQELEGLEDERRALALDRAEHDAAKARLNDAFGVETLERAEAITGDLKERDLLEEKIAETSQSLLAELRAADLDEAGRMVADADPDRTEAELAALADTIDRLTQRAQEHYGALTLARDQLNRVGGDREVAMIESERATVLLEIQDVALRYLRLKTGILAAGSALDLYRERHRSSMMARASDAFRQITRGEYSGLAARPDKTGEVLIGLTREGGSRLSDAMSTGTRYQLYLALRLAGYEEFAAVRPPVPFIADDIMETFDELRSEEVFRLFAAMAGIGQVIYLTHHRHLCDIAETVVPGVRIHQL, encoded by the coding sequence ATGCGGCTGAAACGGCTCGACCTCACCCGCTTCGGCAAATTTACCGATGCCTGCCTCGATTTCGGTGACAAGCCGCCGCAAGGCCCGGATCTGCACATCGTCTACGGGCTGAACGAGGCAGGCAAATCCACCGCCTTTGCCGCCTATATGGATCTGCTGTTCGGCATTCCGATGAAGAGTGCTTACGATTTCCTGCACCCCTACAGCAGCATGCAGATCGGCGGGCTGCTGGAATTCGATGGCAAGGCGCATGAACTGATCCGGATGAAGCGCAACAGCAATTCGCTGCTTGATGCAAACGGTCAGCCGGTCAACGAGGCCCTGCTTGCCGCAGCGCTCGGCGGCATCAGCCGTGATGCCTATCGCACCATGTTCTCGCTCGATGAGGACACGCTGAAAAAGGGCGGCGTCGACATCGAGGCCAGCAAGGGCGATCTCGGCGCGCTGCTGTTTGGCGCCAGCGCCGGGCTGTCCGATATCGGCAAGGTGCTGACGACCCTCTCCGGCGAGGCGGAGGGCCTCTACCGCAAGCGCGGCAGCACGACGCAGCTTGCCCAGCTGAAGCAGAAACATGCAGCCCTGCTCGAAAGGCGGGCGGCGCTCGACACCCAGGCTTCGGCCTATGCCCAGCTGGTAACGGCCGAAAAGCAGGCGGAATCCGCCCATGAGCAGGTCGGTGCCGAACTTGCCGCCGCGCGGGAACGTCAGGCGCTGCAGTCCCGCCTTGCCCGCGCCGTGCCGCTGGCCGCCGACCTTTCCCGCCTGAAGGAACGCCTGCGGGCCCTTGCCCATCTGCCCCGCCCGGCGCGGGACAGCGTCGCCATGCTGCCGCAGCGGATCCGCGACGAGACCCGGCTCCTCACCCGCCAGGCCGGGATCGAAGACCGGCAACGCCAGCGACAGGACGCGCTTGACGCGGTTGCCGTCGATGACGCCCTGCTGGCGCTGGGGCCGCGAATCACGGCGCTTGAGGATATCAGGGCCCGCTACCGCACCGCCGAGGCCGACCTGCCCCGGCGGCAGCAGGAGCTTTCGGAAAAGAACGGTGCGCTGCGCCTGCTGCTGGCCGCGCTCGGCAGGGATGCGCAGGCCAGCGCCGCAAGCCTGCTGCTGCCCGCGCCCGTTACCGGCACGCTGCGCGACCTGATCGAACAGCGCTCCGGCATCGAGGCCGGGCTGAAGACCGCCGCCCGCGAGCGGCAGCGGATCGACAGCCAGCTCGAAGAGGTCAGCCAGGCGCTCGCAGCCCTCGAATGCCCGGCCGCCACGGTCTCCGCCGCGCTCCTGCGCCGGATGCAGGCGGCCATCGACCGGTTGCAACGGGGTGATCTTCAGGCGCGCCTGTCGGTCGAAGAGCGCGAGGTGCAGAAGCACCGCGCCGCCGTTGCCCGCAGCCTTTCCGGCCTGCTGCCCTGGCAGGGCGACAGTGCCGCGCTGGAAAGCCTCACCCTGCCCGACCGGCACCAGTTCGACCGCTGGCGTGGCGAGGCCGCCGAGCTTGCACGGCGACTGGCCACCCATCGCGACCAGATCCGCACGCTTGAAACCGGGCTTGGACAGGCCCGCGCCCGCATCCTGCTGCTGAAAGAGGGCGGCAGCGACATCGATGACGCCAGTGCCCGGCGCGCAAGGTCGGAGCGGGACGGGCTCTGGCAGGCGCATCGCGCCACGCTGGACGCCGCCTCCGCCGCCCGGTTCGAAGCCGCCATGAAGGCCGATGATGCGGTGACGGAAGCCAGGCTTGCGCGCTCCGGCGATCTCGCCGCCCTGCGCCAGCTGGAACAGGAGATGACGCTGAACGAGGTCGGGCTTGCCCGGCAGGACGAGCTTTTCCGCGAGGCAAGTGCCGAGCATCAGGCGCTGACCGGGCTGATCCGGTCGCGCATGCCTTTTGTGCCCGATGGCGCGGACACCGCACCGGACGAACTCATCGCCGGCTTGCAGCGCTGGATGGAGGGCCGCGGCGACTGCCTGTCGGCGGCCCATGATCTTCATGAGGCCGAAGAGCGGCTGGCCGCATTGACGCGCGAGCGCGATGCGGATTGCGCGGCCCTTGCCGCCTGTCTTGGCGAGGCCGGCATTCCCGTTGCCGACCAGCCGCCCGCGCAGGTGCTGCTGGCGCTTGCCGAAAATTTCCTTGACCGGGTGGAGGGCGCGGCGAGCGGGCGGAGCACGCTGGAAAAACGGCTGTCGGACCTGAAAGCCGAAGCGGGCGACCGCGAGCGGGATCTGCGCGACACCGAAGCGGCAGCAACCGACTGGCAGACGCGCTGGATGGCGGCTCTCGGCAAGACCTGGTTTGGTGACGGGGCCTCGGTGGTGGAGGTCCGCGCCCTCCTGGACACGCTCTCCGGCCTGCCCGCCCTGCTTGGCGAATGCGAGCAGCAGGCACAGCGCATCACCAAGATGGAGCTCGACCAGACCGCTTTTGTCGAGGAGATCAGGGCGCTGCACGCCGGGCTTGGCCTGACCTTCGACGACCGGGAGGCCCGGCAGGCCGACGAGCGCCTGAAACAGGCCTTCGACGCCGCCAGCCGCGCGGCGGAAGAGCGCCAGCGCCTGCAACAGGAGCTTGAGGGGCTGGAGGACGAACGCCGGGCGCTTGCCCTCGACCGGGCAGAGCATGACGCGGCAAAAGCCCGGCTTAACGATGCCTTCGGGGTCGAGACGCTGGAACGGGCAGAAGCGATCACCGGCGACCTCAAGGAACGTGACCTGCTGGAGGAGAAGATCGCGGAAACCAGCCAGTCGCTTTTGGCCGAGCTGCGGGCAGCCGATCTTGACGAGGCCGGGCGGATGGTCGCCGATGCCGATCCCGACCGCACCGAGGCGGAACTCGCCGCCCTTGCCGACACCATCGACCGGCTGACGCAGCGTGCCCAGGAACACTATGGGGCCCTGACGCTGGCGCGCGATCAGCTGAACCGGGTTGGCGGCGACCGGGAAGTGGCGATGATCGAGAGCGAGCGGGCAACCGTGCTGCTCGAAATCCAGGATGTGGCGCTGCGCTATCTCAGGCTCAAGACCGGTATTCTCGCCGCCGGCAGCGCCCTCGACCTCTACCGCGAAAGGCACAGGAGCTCGATGATGGCGCGCGCCTCGGACGCCTTCCGCCAGATCACCCGGGGCGAATATTCCGGACTTGCCGCCCGCCCCGACAAGACGGGCGAGGTGCTGATCGGCCTGACCCGGGAGGGCGGGTCGCGGCTTTCGGACGCGATGTCGACCGGCACCCGCTACCAGCTCTATCTGGCGCTGCGGCTTGCCGGCTACGAGGAATTTGCCGCCGTCCGCCCGCCGGTGCCCTTCATTGCCGACGACATCATGGAAACCTTCGACGAATTGCGCTCCGAAGAGGTGTTCCGGCTGTTTGCCGCCATGGCGGGGATCGGTCAGGTCATCTACCTCACCCATCACCGCCACCTCTGCGACATCGCCGAGACGGTGGTGCCCGGCGTCCGCATCCACCAGCTCTGA
- a CDS encoding transporter substrate-binding domain-containing protein, whose amino-acid sequence MKLSTLILASAAALAALAAPAAAKDWKKVTITLEGAYAPWNMTNADGSLGGFEPELAKVLCERAKVECTLVASDWDGMFPALNAGKFDVIMDALSITDERRKVIDFTVPYAATPAAFATAKDSPLANAVGTGATISMTTGQTGVKEIAALKEAFKGKTIGIQTATVYAKFIDDNFGDVATIREYKTSADRDLDVQSGRIDLVFDDAVYLTSAFDAAKGAMVFTGPQIAGSIWGEGEGLGVRKADTDLRDLFSTAIKSALADGTVKSLSEKWFKTDVSPK is encoded by the coding sequence GTGAAGCTCAGCACCCTCATACTTGCCAGCGCCGCAGCCCTTGCCGCCCTTGCAGCCCCCGCTGCCGCCAAGGACTGGAAGAAGGTCACCATCACGCTCGAAGGCGCCTATGCGCCGTGGAACATGACCAATGCCGATGGCTCGCTCGGAGGCTTCGAGCCGGAGCTTGCCAAGGTGCTGTGCGAGCGCGCCAAGGTCGAATGCACGCTGGTTGCCTCCGACTGGGACGGCATGTTCCCGGCGCTGAATGCCGGCAAGTTCGACGTCATCATGGATGCGCTGTCGATCACCGACGAGCGCAGGAAGGTCATCGATTTCACCGTTCCCTATGCGGCAACGCCTGCTGCATTCGCCACCGCCAAGGACAGCCCGCTTGCCAATGCGGTCGGCACCGGTGCCACCATTTCCATGACGACAGGCCAGACCGGCGTGAAGGAAATCGCGGCGCTGAAGGAAGCCTTCAAGGGCAAGACCATCGGCATCCAGACCGCCACCGTCTATGCCAAGTTCATCGACGACAATTTCGGCGATGTCGCCACCATCCGCGAATACAAGACCAGCGCCGACCGCGATCTCGACGTGCAGAGCGGCCGTATCGATCTGGTATTTGACGATGCGGTCTACCTCACCAGCGCCTTCGATGCCGCCAAGGGGGCGATGGTCTTTACCGGCCCGCAGATTGCCGGTTCGATCTGGGGCGAGGGCGAGGGGCTCGGCGTGCGCAAGGCCGATACGGACCTGCGCGACCTGTTCAGCACAGCCATCAAGTCGGCACTTGCCGATGGCACGGTGAAGAGCCTGTCTGAAAAGTGGTTCAAGACGGATGTGAGCCCGAAATAA
- the hutH gene encoding histidine ammonia-lyase: MAIVLDRGLGWRDVARIAEGESLSLSPDAWARVEKAALIVERIVESGVRAYGINTGVGALSDTVVSRDQQAALSRHILFSHATGVGPLLPAPEVRAIIAAQIANFAHGHSGVRPEILRHYLGFLDHDLVPEVPSKGSVGYLQHNAAIALLLIGEGRARVRGARLSGRDALAAIGLQPLTLRAKEGLSLVNGSACATGLSALALARAARLLDWADHIAALTLEAAGCQMAAFRADVIALRPSPGMANVAATLRRLLDGSGLIAAAEGRRTQDALSLRAVPHVHGAARDVFAGSSRVVDQELASVTDNPALSGTPDAPLVSSEAHAVAPALALAADSLSVALAQVAMISERRLDRLINPLVSDLPAFLASDAGSHSGLMIAQYTAAGLVNGIRRQAMPASTDGGITSGLQEDFLANPTAAAAKLLTIVDDAEYVLAIEFLAAAQAHDFREPAGKRAEGTDTLHRRIRALVPPYADDSPLSDCVEAVRDLIRREEGHGGQGEMRVS; this comes from the coding sequence ATGGCCATTGTCCTTGATCGTGGTCTCGGCTGGCGCGATGTCGCGCGCATCGCCGAAGGCGAAAGCCTGTCGCTGTCGCCCGACGCCTGGGCGCGGGTGGAAAAGGCAGCGCTGATCGTCGAGCGCATCGTCGAAAGCGGTGTCCGGGCCTATGGCATCAATACCGGCGTCGGGGCGCTCAGCGACACCGTGGTCAGCCGCGACCAGCAGGCAGCCCTGTCCCGGCATATCCTGTTCAGCCATGCGACCGGCGTCGGTCCGCTGTTGCCAGCGCCGGAGGTCCGGGCGATCATCGCCGCGCAGATCGCCAATTTCGCCCATGGCCATTCCGGCGTGCGGCCTGAAATCCTGCGGCATTATCTCGGCTTTCTGGACCATGATCTGGTGCCCGAGGTGCCTTCGAAAGGCTCGGTCGGCTATCTCCAGCACAATGCGGCGATTGCCCTGCTGCTGATCGGCGAAGGCCGGGCGCGGGTCCGGGGGGCAAGGCTTTCCGGGCGCGATGCGCTCGCTGCCATCGGCCTTCAGCCGCTGACGCTGCGCGCCAAGGAGGGCCTGAGCCTCGTCAATGGCTCGGCCTGCGCCACCGGATTGTCGGCGCTGGCGCTTGCCCGTGCCGCGCGGCTTCTCGACTGGGCCGATCACATTGCCGCGCTGACGCTGGAAGCGGCTGGCTGCCAGATGGCGGCCTTCCGTGCCGATGTCATCGCGCTTCGCCCGTCGCCGGGCATGGCTAACGTTGCCGCAACGCTGCGGCGGCTTCTCGACGGCAGCGGCCTGATCGCAGCCGCCGAAGGCCGCCGGACGCAGGATGCGCTGAGCCTTCGCGCCGTGCCGCATGTGCATGGCGCGGCCCGCGATGTCTTTGCCGGTTCTTCCCGGGTGGTGGATCAGGAACTTGCCTCGGTCACCGACAATCCCGCCCTTTCCGGCACGCCCGATGCGCCTCTCGTCTCGTCGGAAGCCCATGCGGTTGCCCCGGCGCTGGCGCTTGCCGCCGACAGCCTGTCGGTGGCGCTGGCGCAGGTGGCGATGATCAGCGAAAGGCGGCTCGACCGGCTGATCAATCCTCTGGTCAGCGACCTCCCGGCCTTTCTCGCCAGCGATGCCGGCAGCCATTCCGGCCTGATGATCGCCCAATATACCGCCGCAGGCCTTGTGAACGGCATCAGGCGTCAGGCCATGCCCGCCTCCACCGATGGCGGCATCACGTCAGGGCTTCAGGAAGACTTTCTCGCCAACCCGACCGCTGCGGCGGCCAAGCTGCTGACGATCGTCGATGATGCCGAATATGTGCTTGCCATCGAATTCCTCGCGGCCGCCCAGGCCCATGATTTCCGCGAGCCTGCCGGGAAAAGGGCCGAAGGCACCGACACCCTCCACCGCCGCATCCGCGCCCTCGTTCCCCCCTATGCCGATGACAGTCCGCTTTCCGATTGCGTGGAGGCGGTGCGGGACCTGATCAGGCGCGAGGAGGGGCATGGCGGGCAGGGGGAAATGCGGGTGTCTTGA
- a CDS encoding ABC transporter permease subunit (The N-terminal region of this protein, as described by TIGR01726, is a three transmembrane segment that identifies a subfamily of ABC transporter permease subunits, which specificities that include histidine, arginine, glutamine, glutamate, L-cystine (sic), the opines (in Agrobacterium) octopine and nopaline, etc.), with the protein MQLLGLIGFGENGWGALLVLATLTTLAVTAAALAIGAVLGALVASARLSGIAVLGAIGNAYTTVFRGVPELLVIYLIYFGGSSAVTAFGQWMGYESFLGLPSFAAGALAVGIISGAYQAEVFRGAYLAIAKGELEAASAIGMGRSLRFRRIIIPQVLRLSIPGLGNVWQLSLKDSALISVTGLAELMRTSQVAAGSTRQYFLFFIVGGCLYLLLTSFSDQVFNRAERRANKSMPSAAMGKA; encoded by the coding sequence ATGCAGTTGTTGGGCCTGATCGGCTTTGGCGAAAATGGCTGGGGGGCGCTGCTGGTTCTTGCAACGCTCACCACGCTCGCGGTCACGGCGGCGGCGCTTGCCATCGGCGCGGTGCTTGGCGCTCTCGTCGCCTCGGCGCGGCTGTCGGGCATTGCGGTTCTGGGTGCCATCGGTAATGCCTATACGACGGTGTTTCGCGGCGTGCCGGAACTGCTGGTGATCTATCTCATCTATTTCGGCGGCTCCTCCGCGGTCACCGCCTTCGGGCAATGGATGGGCTATGAAAGCTTTCTCGGCCTGCCCTCCTTTGCCGCCGGCGCACTGGCCGTCGGCATCATTTCTGGAGCCTATCAGGCGGAAGTGTTTCGCGGTGCCTATCTGGCCATTGCCAAAGGTGAACTGGAAGCGGCCTCCGCCATCGGCATGGGCCGGAGCCTGCGCTTTCGCCGGATCATCATTCCGCAGGTGCTGCGGCTCTCCATTCCCGGTCTTGGCAATGTCTGGCAGCTGAGCCTCAAGGATTCCGCCCTGATATCGGTCACCGGCCTTGCCGAACTGATGCGCACCAGCCAGGTCGCCGCAGGCTCGACGCGCCAGTATTTCTTGTTCTTCATTGTCGGCGGCTGTCTCTACCTGCTGCTGACCAGCTTTTCCGACCAGGTGTTCAACCGGGCGGAGCGGCGGGCGAACAAGAGCATGCCGTCCGCGGCGATGGGCAAGGCGTAG
- a CDS encoding DUF922 domain-containing protein, producing the protein MTAARLAQLALSALLLALPVGAEAGGVTRERIVTYPIHGQSGIALYRDIGLKGPVVAGSIRAIAHTGFKLTWTRRYENRDGACVLASAVPRLTITYTLPRPANPLPSPTAENWQTFLDGIARHERGHGDLIRAMVKDIEQASIGLTVANDPGCRRIRTELTRRLGALSRAEQKKSNGYDRAEMGRDGNIPRLVLALVNGG; encoded by the coding sequence GTGACCGCTGCCCGCCTCGCACAGCTTGCCCTCTCCGCCCTCCTCCTTGCCCTGCCGGTCGGGGCCGAAGCCGGTGGCGTGACACGGGAACGGATCGTCACCTACCCGATCCACGGCCAATCCGGCATCGCGCTTTACCGGGATATCGGCCTCAAAGGCCCCGTGGTCGCGGGCTCGATCCGGGCGATTGCCCATACCGGTTTCAAGCTGACCTGGACCCGCAGATACGAAAACCGGGATGGTGCCTGCGTGCTGGCCTCCGCCGTGCCCAGGCTCACCATCACCTATACCCTGCCCAGACCCGCAAACCCGCTCCCCTCGCCCACTGCAGAGAACTGGCAGACCTTCCTCGACGGCATCGCCCGCCACGAACGCGGCCATGGCGACCTGATCAGGGCGATGGTCAAGGACATCGAACAGGCCAGCATCGGCCTCACCGTCGCCAACGATCCCGGTTGCCGCAGGATCAGGACAGAACTCACCCGCCGCCTCGGCGCGCTGTCCAGGGCCGAGCAGAAGAAGAGCAATGGCTATGACCGGGCGGAGATGGGCAGGGACGGCAACATACCAAGGCTGGTGCTGGCGCTGGTGAACGGGGGGTGA
- a CDS encoding DMT family transporter, translated as MTAGKSGAGARRVPLVALLAGGVAIGGSPIFMRLSEVGPVATAFWRLGIGLLVLLAYAALFQRKALLPPGRAADLATLVLPGAFLASDLICWHLSVGMTSITNATLLINSSPVFVTFGAWALTGAPITRRFLLGLAVAIFGVVILKTEGAAGLGAGRWQGDLLAVAGAVFYAGYMLALGSARKDFGTLQVMLWNTTSAALCILPVALLREPVLAPSTLHGWAVVTGLSMISHVGGQAAIIYALAYLPAAFSSLTLLLQPVVATLLGVVVLGERVGLQAVIGGAFVLLGIFIARRGSAG; from the coding sequence ATGACTGCCGGGAAATCGGGTGCGGGCGCGCGGCGGGTGCCTCTGGTGGCTTTGCTGGCGGGTGGGGTGGCGATCGGGGGATCGCCGATCTTCATGCGGCTTTCGGAGGTGGGGCCGGTGGCGACCGCCTTCTGGCGGCTGGGGATCGGGCTTCTGGTGCTTCTCGCCTATGCGGCGCTGTTTCAGCGCAAGGCGCTGCTGCCGCCGGGGCGGGCGGCGGATCTTGCGACTTTGGTGCTGCCCGGTGCCTTTCTCGCTTCCGATCTCATCTGCTGGCACCTGTCGGTCGGCATGACCTCGATCACCAATGCGACGCTGCTGATCAATTCCTCGCCGGTCTTCGTCACCTTCGGGGCCTGGGCGCTTACCGGCGCGCCGATCACCCGGCGCTTTCTGCTCGGGCTTGCCGTGGCGATTTTCGGCGTCGTCATCCTGAAGACCGAGGGGGCTGCCGGGCTTGGCGCGGGCCGCTGGCAGGGTGACCTGCTGGCGGTGGCGGGGGCGGTGTTCTATGCCGGCTACATGCTGGCGCTCGGCAGCGCCCGCAAGGATTTCGGCACGTTGCAGGTGATGCTGTGGAACACCACCTCGGCAGCCCTCTGCATCCTGCCGGTGGCGCTGCTGCGCGAGCCGGTGCTTGCCCCCTCGACCCTGCATGGCTGGGCCGTCGTCACCGGCCTGTCGATGATCAGCCATGTCGGCGGGCAGGCGGCAATCATCTATGCGCTGGCCTATCTGCCGGCCGCCTTTTCCTCGCTGACGCTGCTGCTGCAGCCGGTCGTCGCCACCCTGCTCGGCGTCGTCGTGCTCGGCGAGCGCGTCGGGCTGCAGGCGGTGATCGGCGGTGCCTTCGTGCTGCTCGGCATCTTCATCGCCCGGCGCGGCTCGGCCGGCTGA
- a CDS encoding ABC transporter permease subunit (The N-terminal region of this protein, as described by TIGR01726, is a three transmembrane segment that identifies a subfamily of ABC transporter permease subunits, which specificities that include histidine, arginine, glutamine, glutamate, L-cystine (sic), the opines (in Agrobacterium) octopine and nopaline, etc.), with the protein MDLDFLSSTLITLLKAVPMTLGLFSLSVATGGLLALLIVWMRVGGNPLLGAIARAYIFVFRGSPLLIQMFLIFYGLGQFAVIRYSFLWPLLREPFVCAVLSLALCTAGYSAEIFRGGIRAVSPRDIEAARSVGMSGFLLVRRILAPIAFRHALPAYSTEIVLMMKSTALASLVTVWEVTGIAQKLIHETYRTTEVFLCAALIYLALNFLILQALGLLEHRLSRHLRAAPAVSHG; encoded by the coding sequence ATGGATCTGGACTTTCTCTCCTCGACGCTGATCACCCTGCTCAAGGCCGTGCCGATGACGCTCGGGCTGTTTTCGCTGTCGGTCGCGACAGGCGGGCTGCTGGCACTGCTGATCGTCTGGATGCGGGTTGGTGGCAATCCGCTGCTGGGTGCCATTGCCCGGGCCTATATCTTCGTCTTTCGCGGCTCGCCGCTGCTGATCCAGATGTTCCTGATCTTCTACGGGCTCGGGCAGTTTGCCGTCATCCGCTACAGCTTCCTCTGGCCGCTCTTGCGCGAGCCCTTCGTCTGCGCGGTGCTGTCGCTGGCGCTCTGCACGGCGGGCTATTCGGCGGAAATCTTTCGCGGCGGCATTCGTGCCGTCTCGCCCCGCGATATCGAGGCGGCACGCTCGGTCGGCATGTCGGGCTTCCTGCTGGTGCGCCGCATCCTGGCGCCGATCGCCTTTCGCCACGCCTTGCCCGCCTATTCGACCGAAATCGTGCTGATGATGAAATCGACGGCGCTTGCCAGCCTCGTCACCGTCTGGGAGGTCACCGGCATTGCCCAGAAGCTGATCCACGAGACCTATCGCACCACGGAAGTGTTTCTCTGCGCCGCCCTCATCTATCTCGCGCTGAATTTCCTCATCCTGCAGGCGCTTGGCCTGCTGGAACACAGGCTCTCCCGGCATCTGCGCGCCGCCCCGGCAGTTTCCCATGGCTGA